In one Lolium rigidum isolate FL_2022 chromosome 3, APGP_CSIRO_Lrig_0.1, whole genome shotgun sequence genomic region, the following are encoded:
- the LOC124696510 gene encoding glutathione S-transferase F8, chloroplastic-like: MAAGLQVFGQPASTDVARVLTCLFEKDLEFELVRIDTFKKEHKLPEFIKLRDPTGQVTFKHGDKTHVDSRAICRYLCTQFPEDGNRAIYGTGSLERASIEQWLQAEAQSFDGPSSQLVFHLAFAPQLNLIPDEAHITENERKLQQMLCVYDEILAKNQYLAGDEFTLADLSHLPSSHYITSTQRGRKLFTSKKHVARWYDAISSRPSWQQVVKMQSEHPGTFE; the protein is encoded by the exons TTGCAGGTATTCGGGCAGCCAGCGTCGACGGACGTGGCGAGGGTGCTGACCTGCCTCTTCGAGAAGGACCTCGAGTTCGAGCTCGTCCGCAtcgacaccttcaagaaggagcaCAAGCTCCCCGAGTTCATCAAGCTTCGG GATCCTACTGGACAAGTGACTTTCAAGCATGGTGACAAAACTCATGTTG ATTCAAGGGCTATATGCCGATACCTGTGCACCCAGTTCCCGGAAGACGGCAACCGCGCGATCTACGGCACTGGATCACTGGAGCGCGCATCCATTGAACAATGGCTCCAAGCGGAAGCTCAGAGCTTTGACGGCCCGAGCTCCCAGCTTGTCTTCCACCTAGCGTTCGCGCCGCAGCTGAATTTGATCCCCGACGAGGCCCACATCACTGAGAACGAGAGGAAGCTGCAGCAGATGCTCTGTGTTTATGATGAGATCCTGGCCAAGAACCAGTATCTCGCCGGCGACGAGTTCACCCTCGCCGACCTGTCCCACTTGCCAAGCTCCCACTACATCACCAGCACCCAGAGGGGCAGGAAGCTCTTCACCTCCAAGAAGCACGTTGCCAGGTGGTACGACGCCATCTCCAGCCGCCCGTCGTGGCAGCAGGTGGTCAAGATGCAGAGCGAGCACCCCGGCACGTTCGAGTGA